The Triticum aestivum cultivar Chinese Spring chromosome 3A, IWGSC CS RefSeq v2.1, whole genome shotgun sequence genome includes a region encoding these proteins:
- the LOC123063464 gene encoding uncharacterized protein: MPRSKDYLFSTGDELLGGGGAGFVCASAGSARVDDGSACPDAGDEVALDVEQRRGGGATELQRRGDSGAPTHELNLKTIGFIAGLVLCLKSLVIASWSHGRRGPLEFTQSYLELMGDIQCLFSHTWCLVFDLFAMQ, translated from the exons ATGCCGAGGTCAAAAGACTACCTTTTTAGCACCGGCGACGAGCTTCTGGGCGGCGGAGGCGCTGGGTTCGTGTGCGCTAGCGCTGGATCCGCACGCGTCGATGATGGATCCGCGTGCCCCGACGCCGGTGACGAAGTCGCGCTGGATGTGGAGCAGCGTCGCGGCGGCGGAGCAACGGAGCTGCAGCGGCGGGGCGACAGTGGAGCGCCTACTCACGAGCTGAACCTCAAG ACAATTGGATTTATCGCCGGGCTAGTGCTATGCTTGAAGTCACTGGTCATCGCCTCATGGAGTCATGGGCGACGGGGCCCTCTAGAGTTCACGCAGAGTTATCTCGAATTGATGGG GGATATTCAGTGTTTATTCAGCCACACTTGGTGTCTTGTGTTTGATCTCTTTGCAATGCAGTAA